One window of the Mycobacterium haemophilum DSM 44634 genome contains the following:
- a CDS encoding TetR/AcrR family transcriptional regulator translates to MAQPTQTTPNAGRSRRRGEVLEHALYEATLAELAETGYGGLTMEGIAVRARTGKAALYRRWASKHDLVHAALWHVLPPFPEPRAGRSARENLLTVLTAHRDVLAGKTAFPGLETIHQLLHEPEMRAIFADAVVAPRLKIIDSILQTAVHYGDIDPATITPLTARIGPALINQHFLLTGLLPNRRELALIVDTVIPAKGSHNRGTG, encoded by the coding sequence ATGGCGCAGCCCACCCAAACGACCCCGAACGCCGGCCGGAGCCGCCGGCGAGGCGAGGTTCTTGAACATGCCCTCTACGAGGCCACGTTGGCCGAACTGGCTGAAACCGGGTATGGCGGGCTAACTATGGAGGGCATCGCGGTGCGCGCCCGCACCGGCAAGGCGGCGTTGTATCGTCGCTGGGCCAGCAAGCATGACCTGGTGCACGCCGCGCTGTGGCACGTTCTGCCGCCATTCCCCGAGCCGCGTGCCGGCCGGTCGGCTAGGGAGAACCTGCTGACGGTGTTGACCGCCCACCGCGACGTGCTGGCCGGCAAGACCGCCTTTCCCGGCTTGGAAACCATCCACCAGCTCCTTCACGAACCGGAGATGCGCGCCATCTTCGCCGACGCAGTGGTGGCGCCGCGCCTCAAGATCATCGATTCGATCTTGCAAACCGCCGTCCACTATGGCGACATCGATCCGGCCACCATCACCCCGCTGACGGCACGGATCGGGCCCGCGTTGATTAACCAGCACTTTCTGCTCACCGGGCTCCTGCCGAACCGACGCGAGCTGGCGCTTATCGTCGACACCGTGATCCCCGCCAAAGGCAGCCACAACCGCGGCACGGGCTAG
- a CDS encoding bifunctional FO biosynthesis protein CofGH has translation MKPTALSSPVVPPKPNPSALRRVLRRARDGVALNIDEAAVAMTARGEELADLCASAARVRDAGLETAGRRDADGRLPITYSRKVFIPVTHLCRDSCHYCTFVTAPGTLRAQGAGMYLEPDEILDIARRGGELGCKEALFTLGDRPEDRWAQAREWLAERGYDSTLSYLRAMAIRVLEETGLLPHLNPGVMSWSELSRLKPVAPSMGMMLETTSRRLFETKGLAHYGSPDKDPAVRLRVLTDAGRLSIPFTTGLLVGIGETLAERAETLHAIRKSHKEFGHIQEVIVQNFRAKEHTAMAAAPDAGIEDYLATVAVARLVLGPGMRIQAPPNLVSRDECLALVAAGVDDWGGVSPLTPDHVNPERPWPALRELAAVTAEAGYALVQRLTAQPKYVQAGAAWIDPRVAGHVAALADPVTGMARDVNPVGMPWQEPDDVESAGRVDLGAAIDTQGRITEARSDLDSAFGDWESIRAHVHELASQGAKAPERLDTDVLAALRSAERDPAGCTDDEYLALATADGPALEAVAALADSLRRDAVGDDVTFVVNRNINFTNICYTGCRFCAFAQRKGDADAYSLSSEEVADRAWEAHVAGATEVCMQGGIDPELPVTGYADLVRAVKARVPSMHVHAFSPMEIANGVTKSGLSIREWLISLREAGLDTIPGTAAEILDDEVRWVLTKGKLPTSMWVEIVTTAHEVGLRSSSTMMYGHVDGPRHWVAHLQVLRDIQDRTGGFTEFVPLPFVHQNSPLYLAGAARPGPTHRDNRAVHALARIMLHGRISHIQTSWVKLGVARTQVMLNGGANDLGGTLMEETISRMAGSEYGSAKTVAELIAIAEGIGRPARQRTTTYAPLAA, from the coding sequence ATGAAGCCCACAGCTCTTTCTAGCCCTGTCGTTCCGCCCAAGCCCAATCCGTCGGCGCTACGGCGGGTATTGCGGCGGGCTCGAGACGGCGTCGCGCTGAATATCGACGAGGCGGCCGTCGCGATGACCGCACGTGGCGAGGAGCTGGCTGACCTCTGCGCAAGCGCGGCGCGGGTACGCGACGCGGGTCTCGAGACGGCTGGGCGACGCGACGCAGACGGCCGGTTGCCGATCACCTATTCGCGGAAGGTGTTCATCCCCGTCACCCATCTGTGCCGCGACAGCTGTCACTACTGCACCTTCGTCACCGCCCCAGGTACGCTGCGCGCCCAAGGCGCCGGGATGTACCTGGAGCCCGACGAGATCCTCGACATCGCCCGTCGCGGAGGTGAACTCGGTTGCAAGGAAGCGCTATTCACCCTCGGCGACCGGCCTGAGGATCGCTGGGCGCAAGCGCGCGAGTGGCTCGCCGAACGGGGTTATGACTCCACGTTGTCCTATCTGCGGGCGATGGCGATTCGCGTGTTGGAGGAGACCGGGCTGTTGCCGCACTTGAATCCCGGCGTGATGAGTTGGTCGGAGCTGTCGCGACTCAAACCGGTGGCGCCGTCGATGGGCATGATGCTGGAGACGACGTCACGACGGCTATTCGAAACGAAAGGCCTTGCGCACTACGGCAGCCCAGACAAAGACCCGGCGGTGCGGTTGCGGGTGCTGACTGATGCGGGCCGGTTGTCTATTCCGTTCACTACCGGTCTACTGGTGGGCATCGGCGAGACGTTGGCTGAGCGTGCCGAAACCTTGCACGCGATTCGCAAGTCGCACAAGGAGTTCGGCCATATCCAGGAAGTGATCGTGCAGAATTTCCGGGCCAAGGAACATACTGCGATGGCCGCGGCGCCGGATGCCGGGATCGAGGATTACCTGGCAACCGTGGCCGTTGCGCGGCTGGTGCTGGGTCCAGGGATGCGTATTCAGGCGCCGCCGAACCTGGTGTCGCGCGACGAGTGTCTCGCGTTGGTCGCTGCCGGTGTCGACGATTGGGGTGGTGTCTCACCACTGACGCCCGACCACGTCAACCCGGAACGGCCCTGGCCCGCTTTGCGTGAATTAGCTGCTGTCACCGCGGAGGCTGGTTACGCCTTGGTGCAGCGGTTGACCGCCCAACCCAAATATGTGCAGGCGGGCGCGGCATGGATCGACCCACGGGTGGCCGGTCATGTGGCGGCACTGGCGGATCCGGTGACCGGCATGGCTCGCGATGTCAATCCAGTGGGCATGCCCTGGCAGGAGCCCGACGACGTGGAGTCCGCCGGTCGGGTGGATCTGGGTGCGGCGATCGACACGCAAGGCCGCATCACCGAAGCCCGCAGCGACCTCGACAGCGCATTCGGCGACTGGGAATCAATCCGTGCCCACGTGCACGAGCTGGCCTCGCAAGGCGCCAAAGCGCCAGAACGCCTAGACACCGATGTGCTTGCCGCGCTGCGCTCAGCTGAACGCGATCCCGCCGGGTGCACCGACGACGAATATCTGGCGTTGGCCACCGCCGACGGTCCTGCACTGGAAGCTGTTGCTGCACTGGCAGATTCGTTGCGGCGTGATGCGGTGGGTGACGACGTGACGTTCGTGGTGAACCGCAACATCAACTTCACCAACATCTGTTACACCGGTTGCCGGTTCTGCGCGTTCGCCCAACGCAAGGGTGATGCCGATGCCTACTCGTTGTCCAGCGAGGAGGTCGCCGATCGCGCGTGGGAGGCACACGTTGCCGGTGCCACCGAGGTATGTATGCAGGGTGGTATCGACCCCGAGCTACCGGTCACCGGCTACGCCGATCTGGTGCGCGCCGTCAAGGCCCGGGTCCCGTCGATGCATGTGCACGCGTTTTCCCCGATGGAGATCGCCAACGGGGTGACCAAGAGCGGGTTGAGTATTCGTGAGTGGCTGATCAGCCTGCGCGAGGCTGGCCTGGACACCATTCCCGGCACCGCAGCCGAAATCCTGGACGACGAAGTGCGCTGGGTGCTCACCAAGGGCAAGTTGCCGACGTCGATGTGGGTCGAGATCGTCACCACGGCTCATGAGGTGGGCCTGCGCTCTTCGTCGACCATGATGTACGGCCATGTCGACGGTCCACGACACTGGGTAGCTCACCTCCAGGTCCTACGCGACATCCAGGACCGCACCGGTGGCTTCACCGAATTTGTGCCATTGCCTTTCGTGCACCAGAATTCGCCGTTGTACCTGGCCGGCGCGGCGCGTCCCGGGCCCACCCATCGCGACAACCGCGCCGTGCATGCGCTGGCGCGAATCATGCTGCACGGCCGTATCTCTCACATTCAAACCAGCTGGGTGAAGCTAGGTGTGGCGCGCACGCAGGTAATGCTCAACGGGGGCGCCAACGACCTAGGCGGCACGTTGATGGAGGAAACCATCTCGCGGATGGCCGGTTCGGAATACGGCTCCGCCAAGACCGTCGCCGAGTTGATCGCGATCGCGGAGGGCATTGGCCGCCCCGCACGCCAGCGCACCACCACCTATGCTCCGCTAGCGGCGTAA
- the narI gene encoding respiratory nitrate reductase subunit gamma: MKLLEIFWDDVPYVVLAIAAVGTWWRYRYDKFGWTTRSSQLYESKLLSIGSPMFHFGSLMVIMGHVVGLFIPESWTEALGMSDHLYHLQSLLLGAPAGLAALTGIALLIYRRRTRGAVFMATTRNDKLMYLVLVCALVAGLGCTLMGATHYGEVHDYRQTVSIWFRSIWILDPRGDLMAQAPWYFHVHVLIALALFALWPFTRLVHAFSAPIGYLFRPYIVYRSREVAQKHELIGSAPRRRGW; encoded by the coding sequence ATGAAGTTACTGGAGATCTTCTGGGACGACGTGCCCTACGTTGTGCTGGCGATCGCAGCGGTCGGCACCTGGTGGCGGTATCGCTACGACAAGTTCGGCTGGACCACCCGTTCGTCGCAGCTGTATGAGTCGAAGTTGCTGTCGATCGGCAGCCCGATGTTTCACTTCGGCAGCCTGATGGTGATCATGGGCCACGTCGTGGGTCTGTTTATTCCAGAGTCGTGGACCGAGGCGCTTGGGATGAGCGATCACCTCTACCACCTGCAGTCGCTGCTGCTCGGCGCGCCCGCCGGGCTTGCTGCCCTGACCGGTATTGCGTTGCTGATCTATCGGCGCCGCACCCGTGGCGCGGTGTTCATGGCCACCACCCGCAACGACAAGTTGATGTACCTGGTGCTGGTGTGCGCGCTGGTGGCGGGTTTGGGCTGCACCCTGATGGGTGCCACACACTATGGCGAGGTGCACGACTACCGCCAGACGGTGTCGATCTGGTTCCGGTCGATTTGGATCCTGGACCCACGCGGTGATCTGATGGCGCAGGCGCCGTGGTACTTCCACGTGCACGTGCTGATCGCTCTCGCCTTGTTCGCGCTGTGGCCGTTTACCCGGCTGGTGCACGCGTTCAGCGCGCCGATCGGCTACCTGTTTCGGCCTTATATCGTGTACCGCAGTCGCGAGGTGGCGCAAAAGCATGAATTAATCGGTTCAGCGCCACGTCGTCGCGGCTGGTAA
- the mshB gene encoding N-acetyl-1-D-myo-inositol-2-amino-2-deoxy-alpha-D-glucopyranoside deacetylase, with the protein MSETPRLLFVHAHPDDESLSNGATIAHYTSRGAQVQVVTCTLGEEGEVIGDRWAELAVDHADQLGGYRIFELTEALRALGVGAPIYLGGAGRWRDSGMRGTAPRRRQRFIDADEHEAVGALVAIIRELRPHVVVTYDPHGGYGHPDHVHTHRVTTAAVAAAGSGTEYPGAPWTVPKFYWSVFALSAFEAGVNALQGNDLQPEWTIPPREEFDFGYSDEDIDAVVEATLDACAAKAAALAAHATQVVVGPTGRACALSNNMALPILAQEHYVLAAGCAGDRDERGWETDLLAGLGLDGSDAR; encoded by the coding sequence ATGTCCGAGACGCCGCGGCTGCTGTTCGTACATGCCCATCCCGACGACGAGAGCCTCAGCAACGGCGCCACCATCGCGCACTACACCTCGCGCGGGGCTCAGGTGCAGGTAGTGACATGCACACTCGGCGAGGAAGGCGAGGTCATCGGTGACCGCTGGGCGGAGCTGGCCGTCGATCACGCGGACCAACTCGGCGGCTACCGAATCTTTGAGCTCACTGAGGCGTTGCGGGCGTTGGGGGTCGGCGCACCCATTTATCTCGGCGGCGCGGGTCGCTGGCGCGACTCGGGCATGCGCGGCACCGCGCCGCGGCGTCGTCAGCGGTTCATCGACGCCGACGAACACGAGGCCGTCGGGGCCCTGGTCGCGATCATCCGTGAACTGCGTCCGCACGTCGTGGTGACCTACGATCCCCACGGCGGATACGGCCATCCCGACCACGTCCACACCCACCGTGTCACCACAGCCGCGGTGGCCGCCGCTGGCTCAGGCACCGAATACCCGGGGGCGCCGTGGACAGTACCAAAGTTCTACTGGTCCGTCTTCGCCCTCAGCGCATTCGAGGCCGGGGTGAACGCGCTGCAGGGCAACGATTTGCAGCCCGAGTGGACGATCCCGCCGCGTGAAGAGTTCGACTTCGGATATTCCGACGAAGACATCGATGCCGTCGTCGAGGCAACCCTAGACGCATGCGCCGCCAAGGCGGCCGCGCTGGCCGCGCACGCCACCCAAGTCGTCGTCGGCCCGACCGGCCGGGCCTGCGCCCTGTCGAACAACATGGCGCTGCCGATTCTCGCGCAAGAGCACTACGTTCTCGCCGCCGGCTGCGCGGGGGATCGCGATGAGCGTGGTTGGGAAACCGATCTGCTCGCGGGACTGGGCCTGGATGGATCTGATGCGCGGTAG
- a CDS encoding PE family protein, with protein sequence MSFVLATPDALVTAASDLAGIGSTLNAANAAAAAPTTGILAAAADQVSTQIAALFSQHAQGYQRLSAQLAAFHEQFVQAMSTSASTYAAAEANAVQTLVNAVNRPAELLLGHPLLGGGAHVGGHPAAGGVWSNVAGRIESVLLGNSGAGLIGNAFGLPGGSGAAANHTGASVLGLRPTGGARGLTAAANALLQPANLTNAAAAPAAAGSIGTAIENLYLAVEPWVQYGFNLLSYVVGWVPWIGILAPQINFFYYLFEPMVQSALFNTIDWLGGTITFSQGLSNFWAATTASVNQFIQTEVNWVLSFLPPLPPLP encoded by the coding sequence ATGTCTTTCGTACTCGCCACGCCAGATGCGCTGGTTACCGCGGCCTCGGACTTGGCCGGTATTGGTTCCACGCTTAACGCCGCCAATGCAGCAGCGGCGGCCCCGACAACCGGAATACTGGCCGCCGCCGCGGATCAGGTGTCGACGCAGATCGCTGCGCTGTTTTCCCAGCATGCGCAGGGGTATCAGCGGCTGAGCGCGCAGCTGGCCGCGTTTCATGAGCAGTTCGTGCAGGCTATGAGCACCAGTGCCAGCACATATGCCGCGGCGGAGGCCAACGCCGTGCAGACGCTGGTCAATGCGGTGAACAGGCCCGCCGAGCTGCTGCTGGGGCACCCGTTGCTTGGCGGCGGCGCCCACGTGGGCGGTCACCCGGCGGCCGGCGGCGTCTGGTCGAACGTCGCGGGACGCATCGAGAGTGTGCTGTTGGGCAACAGTGGGGCCGGGCTGATCGGCAACGCGTTCGGTCTCCCCGGCGGTAGCGGAGCAGCCGCGAATCACACTGGCGCCAGCGTGTTGGGGCTCCGGCCTACCGGCGGTGCCAGGGGCCTCACCGCTGCCGCGAACGCCCTGCTGCAGCCGGCGAATCTGACCAACGCTGCGGCAGCGCCGGCGGCAGCCGGATCGATCGGCACCGCGATCGAGAATCTCTACCTCGCCGTTGAGCCATGGGTGCAGTACGGCTTCAATTTGCTGTCTTACGTGGTGGGTTGGGTGCCCTGGATCGGTATCTTGGCGCCGCAGATCAATTTCTTCTACTACCTGTTCGAGCCCATGGTGCAAAGCGCCCTGTTCAACACAATCGACTGGCTGGGCGGAACAATCACCTTCAGTCAAGGGCTGAGCAATTTCTGGGCGGCCACCACGGCGTCGGTCAACCAATTCATCCAGACCGAGGTCAACTGGGTGCTGAGTTTCCTCCCACCGCTGCCGCCACTCCCGTAA
- a CDS encoding ABC transporter family substrate-binding protein — protein sequence MALVVSACTVSPPPAPQSTETSRSSPPPPRITQIIMGIDSIGAGFNPHLLSDLSAVNAAISALVLPSAFRPAPDPSSPTGSRWDMDPNLLVSAEVTNQTPFTVTYKIRPEAQWTDNAPIAADDFWYLWRQMVSQPGVVDPAGYDLITGVQSLEGGKQAVVTFAQPYPAWRELFSNILPAHIVKDVPGGFAAGLARALPVTGGQFRVENIDPQRDEILIARNDRYWGPPAKPGLILFRRAGAPATLADSVRNGDTQLAQVHGGSAAFAQLSAIPGVRTARIVTPRVMQFTLRANVPKLADTRVRKAILGLLDVDLLAAVGAGSDNTVTLDQAQIRSPSDPNYEPTAPPAMTTPAAMALLTASGFQVDPTMSASPVPPNSTTLPNSTASVSTRPPEVIRGRISKDGQQLSLVIGVASNDPTSVAVANTAADQLRNVGIAATVLALDPVVLYRDALNDNRVDAIVGWHQAGGNLATLLASRYGCPALQATEVSTPNAPTASPAGPAGPPPPAGPTPPGGQAQPPTPNSRSPEPGALVRAPSNLTGICDRSIQSNIDAALNGSKNINDVITAVEPRLWNMSTVLPILQDTTIVAAGPSVQNVSLSGAVPVGIVGDAGQWTKTGP from the coding sequence GTGGCGCTGGTGGTGTCGGCGTGCACCGTCAGCCCGCCACCGGCGCCGCAAAGCACCGAAACGTCGCGAAGCTCACCGCCGCCGCCGCGGATCACCCAGATCATCATGGGCATTGACTCGATCGGCGCCGGTTTCAACCCGCATCTGCTGTCCGATCTGTCGGCGGTGAATGCGGCGATCAGCGCGCTGGTGTTGCCGAGCGCATTTCGGCCGGCGCCCGATCCCAGCTCGCCCACCGGCTCACGCTGGGACATGGACCCGAACCTGCTGGTGTCCGCGGAGGTCACCAACCAAACTCCGTTCACGGTGACCTACAAGATTCGGCCCGAGGCGCAGTGGACTGACAATGCCCCGATCGCGGCGGACGACTTCTGGTACCTGTGGCGGCAGATGGTCAGTCAGCCCGGCGTCGTCGATCCGGCCGGATACGACCTGATCACTGGTGTGCAGTCGCTCGAGGGTGGTAAGCAGGCCGTCGTCACCTTCGCGCAACCGTATCCGGCTTGGCGGGAGTTATTCAGTAACATCCTGCCGGCGCACATCGTCAAGGACGTGCCGGGCGGTTTCGCGGCCGGGTTGGCTCGGGCGCTGCCGGTCACTGGCGGACAGTTTCGGGTGGAGAACATCGACCCGCAGCGCGACGAAATCCTGATCGCCCGCAATGACCGCTACTGGGGACCGCCCGCCAAACCCGGGCTCATTCTTTTCCGCCGTGCTGGCGCGCCGGCCACGCTGGCCGATTCGGTGCGCAACGGCGACACCCAGCTGGCCCAGGTGCATGGCGGCTCCGCCGCCTTCGCCCAGTTGTCCGCAATTCCCGGGGTGCGGACTGCCCGGATTGTGACGCCGCGGGTCATGCAGTTCACGTTGCGCGCCAACGTGCCCAAGCTGGCCGACACCAGGGTTCGCAAGGCGATTTTGGGATTGCTCGACGTTGACCTGCTGGCCGCTGTGGGTGCCGGCAGCGACAATACCGTGACGCTGGACCAGGCCCAGATCCGATCGCCAAGTGACCCCAACTATGAGCCGACCGCGCCACCGGCGATGACCACTCCGGCGGCGATGGCGTTGCTGACCGCGTCCGGATTCCAGGTCGATCCCACCATGTCGGCTTCGCCGGTGCCGCCCAATTCCACGACACTGCCCAATTCGACGGCATCGGTGAGCACCAGACCGCCGGAAGTCATTCGCGGCCGGATCAGCAAGGACGGCCAACAGCTTTCGCTGGTCATCGGCGTCGCGTCGAACGACCCGACCTCCGTGGCCGTGGCTAACACGGCCGCCGACCAGTTACGCAATGTCGGTATCGCCGCGACGGTGCTGGCGCTGGATCCGGTGGTGCTTTATCGCGACGCGTTGAACGATAACCGGGTGGATGCGATCGTCGGCTGGCATCAGGCCGGCGGAAACCTGGCGACGCTGTTGGCCTCGCGGTACGGCTGCCCCGCATTGCAGGCGACGGAGGTATCGACCCCCAATGCTCCGACGGCCAGTCCCGCTGGCCCTGCCGGGCCTCCGCCGCCTGCTGGGCCGACACCGCCTGGCGGTCAGGCGCAGCCACCGACCCCGAACAGCCGCTCGCCCGAGCCCGGCGCGCTGGTTCGGGCGCCGTCGAATCTCACCGGCATCTGCGATCGCAGCATCCAGTCGAATATTGATGCCGCCCTCAATGGCAGCAAGAACATCAACGACGTGATTACCGCGGTCGAGCCGCGATTGTGGAACATGTCGACCGTGTTGCCGATCTTGCAGGACACCACCATCGTCGCGGCCGGCCCGAGCGTGCAGAACGTCAGCCTTTCTGGAGCGGTACCGGTCGGCATCGTCGGCGACGCCGGCCAATGGACCAAAACCGGGCCCTAA
- the typA gene encoding translational GTPase TypA → MPFRNVAIVAHVDHGKTTLVDAMLRQSGALHERGEVQERVMDTGDLEREKGITILAKNTAVHRHNSDGTVTVINVIDTPGHADFGGEVERGLSMVDGVLLLVDASEGPLPQTRFVLRKALAAHLPVILVVNKTDRPDARIAEVVEASHDLLLDVASDLDDEAAAAAERALGLPTLYASGRAGIASTEQPADGAVPAGDNLDPLFDVLMEHIPRPKGDPEAPLQALVTNLDASAFLGRLALVRIYNGKLRKGQQVAWMREVDGLPVITNAKITELLATEGVERSATEEAAAGDIVAVAGLPEIMIGDTLADPEHAHALPRITVDEPAISVTIGTNTSPLAGKVSGHKLTARMVRNRLDAELVGNVSIRVVDIGRPDAWEVQGRGELALAVLVETMRREGFELTVGKPQVVTRTIDGKLHEPFEAMTIDCPEEFVGAITQLMAGRKGRMEEMANHAAGWVRMDFVVPSRGLIGFRTDFLTLTRGTGIANAVFDGYRPWAGEIRARHTGSLVSDRTGTITPFALLQLADRGQFFVEPGQDTYAGMVVGINPRPEDLDINVTREKKLTNMRSSTADVIETLAKPLELDLERAMEFCASDECVEVTPEIVRVRKVELDATARARSRARAKARG, encoded by the coding sequence GTGCCATTCCGCAATGTCGCCATCGTCGCGCACGTCGACCACGGTAAAACCACGCTGGTTGACGCGATGCTGCGGCAGTCCGGCGCGCTACACGAACGCGGTGAAGTTCAGGAGCGTGTGATGGATACCGGTGACCTGGAACGGGAAAAGGGCATCACGATCCTGGCTAAAAACACGGCCGTCCACCGCCATAATTCGGACGGCACGGTGACGGTGATCAACGTGATCGACACGCCCGGCCACGCCGACTTCGGCGGTGAGGTGGAGCGTGGGCTGTCCATGGTGGACGGAGTGTTGCTGCTGGTCGACGCCTCCGAGGGTCCGTTGCCGCAGACGCGGTTCGTGCTGCGCAAGGCGCTGGCCGCGCATCTGCCGGTGATCCTGGTGGTCAACAAGACAGACCGGCCCGACGCACGCATCGCCGAGGTGGTGGAGGCCAGCCACGACCTGTTGCTTGACGTCGCGTCCGATCTTGACGACGAAGCGGCCGCGGCCGCCGAGCGTGCGCTGGGCCTGCCGACGTTGTATGCGTCCGGGCGTGCCGGCATCGCCAGCACCGAGCAGCCCGCTGACGGTGCGGTGCCCGCGGGCGACAACCTCGACCCGTTGTTCGACGTGCTGATGGAACACATCCCGCGGCCGAAGGGCGACCCGGAGGCGCCGCTGCAGGCGTTGGTGACCAACCTGGACGCCTCGGCCTTCCTCGGCCGGCTCGCGTTGGTCCGCATCTACAACGGCAAGCTGCGCAAGGGTCAGCAGGTGGCGTGGATGCGTGAGGTAGATGGGCTGCCCGTCATCACCAACGCCAAGATCACCGAGTTGCTTGCGACAGAAGGCGTCGAGCGCAGCGCCACGGAGGAAGCGGCGGCAGGGGACATCGTGGCCGTCGCCGGGCTGCCCGAGATCATGATCGGCGACACGCTGGCCGATCCCGAGCATGCCCATGCGTTGCCGCGCATCACCGTCGACGAGCCGGCCATCTCGGTGACAATCGGCACCAACACCTCGCCGCTGGCAGGCAAGGTGTCGGGCCACAAGCTGACCGCACGGATGGTCCGCAACCGGCTGGACGCCGAGTTGGTCGGCAACGTGTCGATCCGCGTGGTGGACATCGGCCGGCCCGACGCGTGGGAGGTGCAGGGCCGAGGCGAGCTTGCGTTGGCGGTGCTGGTTGAGACGATGCGTCGGGAAGGGTTCGAGCTCACGGTCGGCAAGCCGCAGGTGGTCACCCGCACGATCGATGGCAAGCTGCACGAGCCGTTCGAGGCGATGACGATTGACTGTCCCGAGGAGTTCGTCGGCGCGATCACCCAGTTGATGGCCGGCCGCAAGGGCCGCATGGAGGAGATGGCCAACCATGCTGCGGGCTGGGTGCGGATGGACTTCGTGGTGCCCAGCCGTGGCTTGATTGGCTTCCGTACCGACTTCCTCACGCTGACTCGCGGCACCGGCATCGCCAACGCTGTGTTCGACGGTTATCGGCCGTGGGCCGGGGAAATCCGAGCCCGGCATACCGGGTCGCTGGTCTCCGACCGGACCGGCACCATTACGCCGTTCGCGCTGCTGCAGCTCGCCGATCGGGGCCAGTTCTTTGTCGAGCCCGGCCAGGACACCTACGCGGGCATGGTCGTCGGAATCAACCCGCGCCCGGAAGATCTCGATATCAATGTCACCCGCGAGAAGAAGCTGACCAACATGCGGTCATCGACCGCGGATGTCATCGAGACGTTGGCCAAACCGCTGGAGCTGGACCTGGAGCGGGCGATGGAATTCTGCGCGTCCGACGAATGTGTTGAGGTGACGCCCGAGATTGTGCGGGTGCGTAAGGTCGAGCTGGACGCCACCGCTCGGGCCCGCAGCCGGGCACGAGCCAAGGCCCGGGGCTAA